In the genome of Flavobacterium panacagri, one region contains:
- a CDS encoding SusC/RagA family TonB-linked outer membrane protein produces the protein MKNKLRFLLVTALFVLLGTTGYSQEKKITGTVSDPAKLSIPGVNVIVKGTNRSASTDFDGKYSIVAASGETLIFSFVGFVKQEIKIGEASTYNISLEAESANLNEVVVIGYGTQKKKLTSGAISGIKTESFTERPISRIDQGLIGQVAGVRVKQTTGLPGQPFSIEIRGAGSITAGNEPLYVIDGFPIYTEGSNSNGGFSNGSPLDNMNPNDVASIEVLKDAAAAAIYGSRASNGVVIITTKKGKKGKPKFTFNTYGGVNKEANRVDMLTAEGWIKRAKTMIDSQWVGSGIAGASASQTTAQRIAAYNAVNPTTPLTTANTRYFTYLYDDRWDMPGHPGLDYIDWQDKVFRTGEFSNYQLTASGATDAVNYYVSANYQKNTGYIVGTDYSLFSARANVDVKLSENFKMGINLAPSYSIKNDPGVEGKDNTLFKALTATPVFESASNAKGEKYTTRYAWGSSTTNMLNALARTGRNSMYRNLISGYASYQFAKNFNLKSTINFDNSDNVNESYTPNDVLASIRGAYNTYRRQNIVNENTLTFDKTFGNHSINVLLGESFNSYEITKSTMSSGALYSSSSIETLPAGSIGSTTAEKNTLLSYFSRLQYNYKEKYILAASVRRDGSSKFGLDRRWGTFSSLSLGWRVKQEAFLQNVDWLTEFKLRFSTGINGSNNIGSYAQYATLGQFYYSIGGATAVGQGATSIPNPSLHWEESKSVDFGLDFGIIKNRLTGTFEMYRKNNNELLLRVPIPSNSGFPTFQTNIGEVQNQGWEFELNSLNVKTPSFEWRTSANISHNENKVLALGPDQNKIEISNAFDGGIPFIKLEVGKPMYTIFGLKQNGVVTQADIDAGGTTIGGNKLVLGDPRYVDQNGDKKINSEDRVDLGNPTPKYTWGITNNFKYKDIDLSVLVQGQNGGTVYGLTGRAIDRTGMGSVENSLNVDPAVRGNWRTSFGYQANSDWLYPSDYISIRSISIGYNLRQALKGISRIDNARLYVTGENWFYWNKYKVGFNPEAVNTSASSSSDFAVPADYGGAPLAKSLVIGLNINFN, from the coding sequence ATGAAAAACAAGCTTAGATTTTTGCTTGTGACAGCGCTATTTGTGCTGCTTGGCACGACCGGCTATTCACAAGAAAAAAAGATTACAGGAACAGTGAGCGATCCTGCCAAACTTTCGATACCAGGAGTCAATGTTATTGTCAAAGGAACGAACAGATCTGCCAGTACTGATTTTGATGGGAAATACAGTATTGTTGCTGCATCAGGTGAAACATTAATTTTTTCATTTGTGGGATTTGTCAAGCAGGAAATCAAAATTGGCGAGGCTTCTACTTATAATATTTCCCTTGAAGCAGAAAGCGCAAACCTAAACGAAGTTGTTGTAATTGGTTACGGAACGCAAAAGAAAAAACTGACCAGCGGTGCGATCTCTGGAATAAAAACCGAAAGTTTTACAGAACGTCCTATTTCGAGAATCGATCAAGGTTTAATTGGACAGGTGGCAGGTGTGCGAGTGAAGCAGACAACTGGTTTGCCGGGACAGCCTTTTAGTATTGAAATTCGTGGAGCAGGTTCTATTACAGCAGGAAATGAACCTTTGTATGTGATTGATGGATTTCCAATTTACACCGAAGGCTCTAACAGCAATGGAGGATTTTCAAACGGAAGTCCGTTAGACAATATGAATCCAAATGATGTGGCTTCGATCGAAGTTTTAAAAGATGCTGCCGCAGCTGCGATTTATGGATCCCGTGCTTCTAATGGTGTAGTGATCATTACCACAAAAAAAGGAAAAAAAGGGAAACCTAAATTTACGTTCAATACTTACGGAGGCGTTAATAAAGAAGCGAACAGAGTTGATATGCTGACCGCCGAAGGATGGATTAAACGCGCCAAAACAATGATTGATTCACAATGGGTTGGTTCAGGAATTGCTGGAGCTTCGGCAAGTCAGACCACAGCTCAGAGAATAGCAGCTTACAATGCTGTTAACCCGACAACCCCTCTTACTACAGCCAACACAAGATATTTTACCTATTTGTATGATGATAGATGGGATATGCCAGGACATCCTGGATTAGATTATATAGACTGGCAGGACAAAGTCTTCCGTACAGGAGAGTTCAGTAATTATCAGTTGACCGCTTCAGGTGCTACAGATGCTGTAAACTATTATGTTTCTGCAAACTATCAAAAAAACACAGGATACATTGTGGGAACTGATTATTCTCTTTTTTCGGCAAGAGCCAATGTTGATGTTAAATTATCAGAGAACTTTAAAATGGGAATCAATTTAGCGCCATCATATTCTATTAAAAACGATCCCGGAGTAGAAGGAAAAGATAATACTCTTTTTAAAGCGCTTACAGCAACTCCTGTTTTTGAAAGTGCTTCAAATGCTAAAGGAGAGAAATACACCACGCGCTATGCTTGGGGAAGTAGTACCACAAATATGCTGAATGCTTTGGCAAGAACGGGAAGAAATTCTATGTACAGAAATTTAATTTCTGGATACGCGAGTTATCAGTTTGCAAAAAACTTTAATTTAAAAAGCACTATCAACTTTGATAACTCAGACAACGTAAATGAAAGTTATACTCCAAATGATGTCCTTGCAAGCATTAGAGGAGCTTACAATACCTACAGAAGACAAAATATCGTAAATGAAAATACTTTGACTTTCGATAAAACTTTTGGTAATCATTCTATCAATGTGCTTTTGGGAGAATCTTTCAACTCGTATGAAATTACCAAATCAACAATGTCTTCAGGAGCGCTTTACAGCAGTTCAAGTATTGAAACATTGCCTGCAGGATCAATTGGATCAACTACAGCAGAAAAGAATACACTGCTTTCTTATTTTTCTCGTCTTCAATACAATTACAAAGAAAAATATATTTTGGCAGCCAGTGTTAGACGTGATGGTTCTTCTAAATTTGGTTTAGACAGAAGATGGGGAACTTTCTCTTCTCTTTCATTAGGTTGGAGAGTAAAGCAAGAAGCATTTTTACAAAATGTAGATTGGTTGACGGAATTTAAATTACGCTTCAGTACTGGTATAAACGGAAGCAATAATATCGGAAGTTATGCTCAATATGCAACTCTTGGCCAATTCTACTATTCTATTGGAGGAGCAACGGCTGTAGGGCAGGGAGCAACTTCTATCCCAAATCCTTCTTTGCATTGGGAAGAATCAAAAAGTGTGGATTTTGGATTGGATTTCGGAATAATAAAAAACAGACTTACCGGAACCTTCGAAATGTACAGAAAAAATAATAATGAATTATTATTGCGAGTTCCAATTCCTAGTAATTCTGGATTCCCAACATTCCAAACTAATATTGGAGAAGTACAAAATCAAGGATGGGAATTTGAGTTGAACTCATTAAACGTTAAAACACCAAGTTTTGAGTGGAGAACTTCGGCCAATATTAGTCATAATGAGAACAAAGTTTTGGCTTTAGGGCCTGATCAAAATAAAATTGAAATTAGTAATGCTTTTGACGGAGGGATTCCTTTCATAAAATTAGAAGTTGGAAAACCTATGTATACGATTTTTGGACTAAAACAAAATGGTGTTGTAACCCAGGCAGATATTGATGCCGGCGGTACTACCATTGGAGGAAATAAACTGGTGCTGGGAGATCCAAGATATGTTGATCAGAACGGAGATAAAAAAATCAATTCTGAGGATCGTGTAGATTTAGGAAATCCAACTCCAAAATATACGTGGGGAATTACTAATAATTTTAAGTATAAAGATATTGATCTAAGTGTTTTGGTACAGGGACAAAATGGAGGTACAGTGTACGGATTAACAGGACGTGCAATCGATCGTACTGGAATGGGATCTGTAGAAAACTCTCTAAATGTCGATCCAGCTGTACGAGGAAATTGGAGAACTTCTTTTGGATATCAGGCCAATTCTGACTGGCTGTATCCATCAGATTATATTTCCATCAGAAGTATTTCTATCGGATACAATTTAAGACAAGCTTTAAAAGGAATTTCAAGAATTGACAACGCGAGATTGTATGTAACAGGCGAAAACTGGTTCTACTGGAACAAGTACAAAGTTGGTTTTAATCCAGAAGCAGTAAATACTTCGGCAAGTTCAAGCAGTGATTTTGCTGTTCCAGCGGATTATGGTGGAGCTCCACTGGCAAAATCTTTAGTTATAGGACTTAATATTAATTTTAATTAA
- a CDS encoding RagB/SusD family nutrient uptake outer membrane protein — MKKYIFIAAGVLLLMSQSSCTEELTQLPLSQGTIENFYLTPGDFVQARNATYSVAFHGLSAYGYANRLMNLSETRSDNLMATTTASRDWEGINSFYTSISSSTYVKEAYMANYNAIYKANQLLEKINEKGDAIFTVPADKASMVAEARFLRAFCYFDLLRWFGPVSLIDKTVTAQEASKIPRTEVTKVYDLIISDLQLAIPDLSPSYDNANYGRVTKYGAKALLALVYMTRSSPTYGIDGAMLGLNEWDKAYKELNDIKLSGLYALGTDYEPIFKTEGNANKENVLTIPYTQNISTSVGGNFMVELGYEPYFASLNLSAQGALEARPISTGFMNMFAATDKRKIAGIATSYTVASGTYKGSYTLPVFKKYIDASRYGNGREDWGVDFMVTRYTDVLMLMAECTLHGGGGSQAEVDDIVNKVRTRAGLPANAVNITLDQLFDERRKEFFAEGTRWFDLIRSGKAVTIMNAWRIAEDTENKIRTIDNNSLLYPIPLQELLAVPGLYKQNPGYD, encoded by the coding sequence ATGAAAAAATATATATTTATAGCGGCAGGTGTTTTACTATTAATGTCACAGTCATCCTGCACAGAGGAACTGACACAGCTGCCATTGTCACAGGGAACAATTGAAAATTTTTACCTTACTCCTGGTGATTTTGTTCAGGCAAGAAATGCCACATATTCTGTAGCTTTTCATGGTTTATCAGCATATGGTTATGCAAACAGATTGATGAATTTAAGCGAAACGCGATCTGATAATTTAATGGCGACTACTACGGCTTCAAGAGACTGGGAAGGAATTAATAGTTTTTATACCTCTATTAGTTCCAGCACTTATGTGAAAGAGGCCTATATGGCAAACTATAACGCAATCTATAAAGCGAATCAGTTGCTGGAAAAAATAAATGAAAAAGGGGATGCTATTTTTACCGTGCCAGCAGATAAAGCTTCTATGGTAGCTGAAGCTCGTTTTTTAAGAGCATTTTGTTATTTTGATTTGTTAAGATGGTTTGGGCCTGTGTCGTTAATTGATAAAACAGTGACCGCCCAGGAAGCATCCAAAATACCAAGAACTGAAGTCACAAAAGTGTACGATTTGATTATTTCAGATTTGCAGCTGGCTATTCCAGATTTGAGTCCGTCCTATGATAATGCTAATTACGGAAGAGTAACAAAATATGGAGCAAAAGCTTTATTAGCATTAGTATATATGACCCGTTCAAGTCCAACTTATGGAATTGATGGTGCTATGTTGGGATTAAACGAATGGGATAAAGCGTATAAAGAGTTAAACGATATTAAGTTAAGTGGTTTATATGCATTAGGCACTGATTACGAACCGATCTTTAAAACAGAAGGAAATGCTAATAAAGAAAATGTATTAACAATTCCATATACGCAAAATATTTCGACTTCGGTTGGAGGAAATTTTATGGTAGAATTAGGTTACGAACCTTATTTTGCTTCGTTAAACTTGTCAGCGCAGGGAGCTTTAGAGGCTCGCCCTATCTCTACAGGTTTTATGAATATGTTTGCTGCGACAGATAAAAGAAAAATTGCTGGAATTGCGACAAGTTATACAGTAGCGTCAGGTACCTATAAAGGAAGTTATACGCTTCCGGTTTTCAAAAAGTACATTGATGCATCAAGATACGGAAATGGTCGTGAGGATTGGGGAGTTGATTTTATGGTAACCCGTTATACTGATGTTTTAATGCTGATGGCAGAATGTACCTTGCATGGCGGAGGCGGTTCTCAGGCTGAAGTTGACGATATCGTGAACAAAGTGAGAACAAGAGCAGGTCTTCCTGCAAATGCTGTAAATATTACTTTAGACCAATTGTTTGATGAAAGAAGAAAAGAATTTTTTGCAGAAGGCACAAGATGGTTCGATTTAATCAGATCTGGAAAAGCAGTCACTATTATGAATGCTTGGAGAATTGCTGAAGATACTG
- a CDS encoding RagB/SusD family nutrient uptake outer membrane protein, with protein sequence MKKISLLLLSFTLLIGTSACESELDVIPQGAPSSGNFWKTPADAKAGVNAIYALYSDDNMYGRGFFWLNNASDDIGTKPRQNAERIKNFIVDGAESDTKDIWRIHYEIMKRCNDVIRNIPNIPLDESTKNGMLGEAYFNHAVMHLELAYHYGDDRAGIPIQDRENFTNVYVPRAKNVAENYAYIAADLIKAADLLPYFDQLTPDNYGRAHKTAAWAYLVRTYLYAKDWDNAIKYANMIVASGKHKLLDNFEDVFKISNNWSTEYIWAVTSSAQNTSLGSIFPGVCLEDKGWGVYNGWGNFYPTKELFDTYAANDKRRSATILQKGDKFVYFGQEVTFNEGNHIVSSSNRTGYQFKKYMEPFSYPKTTSGAVDIRYVNANGDKPSTALNVPLLRYADVILMLAEAKLMKGQNADTEINMIRHRAGLTDLSGATLTDLKRERRCELAGEWTDRHFDLVRWGDAKEAYAKPLHHYDGSVIYPARNFNPAIHHVWPIPPDEIAVSKGALTQNQGW encoded by the coding sequence ATGAAAAAAATAAGTCTTTTATTATTGAGTTTTACGCTTTTAATCGGCACTTCAGCTTGTGAAAGTGAACTTGATGTTATACCGCAGGGAGCTCCTTCAAGCGGGAATTTCTGGAAAACTCCAGCAGATGCAAAAGCAGGAGTAAACGCAATCTACGCTTTGTATTCTGATGATAATATGTACGGCCGTGGTTTCTTTTGGCTGAATAATGCCAGCGATGACATTGGAACAAAACCAAGACAAAATGCAGAACGTATTAAAAACTTTATTGTAGATGGAGCAGAATCAGATACTAAAGATATTTGGAGAATCCACTACGAAATCATGAAAAGATGTAACGATGTAATTCGAAACATTCCAAATATTCCTTTGGACGAAAGTACTAAAAACGGAATGTTGGGTGAAGCTTATTTTAATCACGCTGTAATGCATTTAGAATTGGCTTATCATTATGGAGACGATCGTGCAGGAATTCCAATTCAGGATAGAGAAAATTTCACGAATGTTTATGTTCCTCGTGCAAAAAATGTGGCTGAAAACTATGCTTACATTGCTGCCGATTTAATTAAAGCTGCCGACTTATTACCCTACTTCGATCAGCTTACGCCAGACAATTATGGACGCGCTCACAAAACTGCAGCTTGGGCCTATTTGGTACGTACGTATTTGTATGCAAAAGATTGGGACAATGCTATAAAATATGCGAATATGATTGTAGCAAGCGGGAAACACAAATTGCTGGATAATTTTGAAGATGTATTTAAAATCAGCAATAACTGGTCTACAGAATATATTTGGGCAGTGACTTCAAGTGCTCAAAATACCTCGCTGGGATCTATTTTTCCTGGAGTTTGTTTAGAAGATAAAGGCTGGGGAGTTTACAACGGCTGGGGAAATTTTTATCCAACAAAAGAATTGTTTGATACGTACGCTGCAAATGATAAAAGAAGAAGCGCTACGATCCTGCAAAAAGGAGACAAGTTTGTTTATTTTGGACAAGAAGTAACTTTTAACGAAGGAAACCACATCGTAAGTTCTAGTAACAGAACAGGTTATCAGTTTAAAAAATATATGGAGCCGTTCAGTTATCCAAAAACAACATCGGGAGCAGTTGATATTCGTTATGTAAACGCTAATGGAGATAAACCTTCAACCGCTTTAAATGTACCTCTTTTACGTTATGCAGATGTGATTTTGATGTTAGCGGAAGCGAAACTAATGAAAGGCCAGAATGCCGATACAGAAATCAATATGATTCGCCACCGTGCAGGTTTGACCGATCTTTCTGGAGCAACCTTAACCGATTTAAAAAGAGAAAGAAGATGCGAATTGGCGGGCGAGTGGACAGACCGTCATTTCGACTTGGTGCGTTGGGGAGATGCAAAAGAAGCTTATGCCAAACCATTGCACCATTATGATGGAAGCGTTATTTATCCTGCTCGTAATTTTAATCCTGCTATTCACCATGTTTGGCCAATACCGCCAGATGAAATTGCAGTTAGCAAAGGAGCTTTGACTCAGAATCAAGGCTGGTAA
- a CDS encoding alkaline phosphatase, producing MKKIITLFCLQFFLTTQAQEYSSSNIHSHNDYESKLPFYGAYSNETGVIEADVFLVNNELFVAHTSKEIASYNTLKSMYLEPLSNKLKTLEGKAYPSNKPLILMIDIKSDADSTLKMIAQQLKMYPDIISNKNIKVVISGNRPLPSLWTTYPNFIYFDGRLNENYTADQLARVEMISEDLHEITVWNGKGALTQPDSEKIQATIKKVHDQNKKIRFWATQDNVNTYMTLMNLKVDFIGTDKVAELTQFINSIKTTFYQNTEFHEAYIPKNSFKSKRPKNVILLIGDGMGLTQIYSGYTANKGQLNLFNISTQGFSITNSFDSYITDSAAGGSAMATGHKTNNRFISVDEKGKTLTSLTEQLVKRNYKTAIISAGDITDATPAAFYAHQPERSLSEPIANDFLANPSDILIGGGQKAFTARKDGKDLSKVLKEKGYTFSDKFASLDTIKNNRFVVLEDAAVVSMKNGRGDFLTQSLAKATSTFSKTKNPFFIMAEGAQIDYGGHQTDVEYVVREMLDFDKLVGQAMEFVDKNPETLLIVTADHETGGLSLIDGSIEKGYVHGSFSTNDHTSIPVPVFAYGPGADKFMGVYQNTAIYYKIMELLSTK from the coding sequence ATGAAAAAAATAATCACCCTTTTTTGCCTTCAATTTTTCTTAACCACACAAGCACAGGAATACAGCTCTTCTAATATTCATTCACATAATGATTACGAAAGCAAACTGCCATTTTATGGTGCTTACTCTAATGAAACTGGTGTTATTGAAGCCGATGTTTTTTTAGTGAATAATGAGTTGTTTGTGGCGCATACTTCAAAAGAAATTGCTTCTTACAACACTCTAAAAAGCATGTATTTGGAACCGCTTTCCAATAAATTAAAAACTTTGGAAGGAAAAGCGTATCCAAGTAATAAACCTTTGATTTTAATGATTGATATTAAGTCGGATGCTGATTCGACTTTAAAAATGATTGCACAGCAGTTAAAAATGTACCCAGATATCATTTCGAATAAAAATATTAAAGTGGTCATTTCAGGAAACAGACCTTTGCCCTCTCTTTGGACAACGTATCCGAATTTTATTTATTTTGATGGAAGATTAAACGAAAATTATACTGCGGATCAATTAGCTAGAGTTGAAATGATCAGTGAAGATTTACATGAAATTACGGTTTGGAATGGTAAAGGTGCTTTGACACAGCCCGATTCTGAAAAAATCCAAGCTACTATCAAAAAAGTGCATGATCAAAATAAGAAGATCCGTTTCTGGGCAACGCAGGATAATGTGAATACGTACATGACTTTGATGAACCTAAAAGTTGATTTTATTGGAACTGATAAAGTTGCTGAATTGACACAGTTTATCAATAGCATTAAAACTACATTTTATCAAAATACAGAATTTCATGAAGCTTATATTCCTAAAAATTCTTTTAAAAGCAAACGTCCAAAAAATGTAATTCTTTTAATTGGAGACGGAATGGGATTAACGCAAATCTATTCGGGTTACACGGCAAATAAAGGGCAATTGAACCTTTTTAATATTTCAACTCAAGGATTTTCTATTACAAATTCATTTGATAGCTATATTACTGATTCGGCTGCTGGAGGATCTGCAATGGCAACAGGACATAAAACCAATAATCGCTTTATAAGTGTAGATGAAAAAGGAAAAACACTTACATCGCTTACAGAACAATTAGTTAAGAGAAACTATAAAACAGCCATTATTTCAGCTGGAGATATTACAGATGCTACTCCAGCTGCGTTTTATGCACATCAGCCGGAAAGAAGTTTAAGCGAACCTATTGCAAATGATTTCTTGGCAAATCCTTCTGATATTTTAATTGGTGGAGGCCAAAAAGCATTTACAGCTCGAAAAGACGGTAAAGATTTATCTAAAGTTTTAAAAGAAAAAGGCTATACATTTTCGGATAAATTCGCAAGTTTAGATACCATCAAAAATAACCGATTTGTTGTTTTGGAAGATGCTGCAGTGGTTTCGATGAAAAATGGAAGAGGAGATTTTTTAACCCAATCTTTAGCGAAAGCTACTAGCACTTTTTCAAAAACAAAAAATCCGTTTTTCATTATGGCCGAGGGGGCACAGATTGATTACGGAGGACATCAGACTGACGTTGAATATGTAGTTCGCGAAATGCTTGATTTTGATAAATTGGTTGGACAGGCAATGGAATTTGTAGACAAAAATCCTGAAACACTTTTAATTGTAACTGCCGATCACGAAACAGGCGGATTATCTCTAATTGATGGAAGCATCGAAAAGGGATATGTTCACGGAAGCTTTAGTACAAACGATCATACTTCAATTCCGGTTCCTGTTTTTGCTTACGGGCCTGGAGCTGATAAATTTATGGGAGTATATCAAAACACAGCAATTTATTATAAGATAATGGAATTGCTTTCGACAAAATAA